The proteins below come from a single Halomicroarcula saliterrae genomic window:
- a CDS encoding ferredoxin — protein MTEADEPVDPSEFGEQNAPPVEDQPYKIIFEANKCFGAGKCAEVSTNWSLSLDTGIAQPNAYFFGEDELDHNIEAAEICPAKKDRGVIHIVDRRTNEEIAPDPEGDGSLSVDW, from the coding sequence ATGACAGAGGCCGACGAACCTGTCGACCCCAGCGAGTTCGGGGAGCAGAACGCGCCGCCGGTCGAGGACCAGCCTTACAAGATAATCTTCGAGGCCAACAAGTGCTTCGGCGCGGGCAAGTGCGCCGAGGTGTCGACGAACTGGTCGCTCTCGCTGGACACCGGTATCGCCCAGCCCAACGCATATTTCTTCGGCGAGGACGAACTGGACCACAACATCGAAGCCGCCGAGATCTGCCCGGCGAAGAAGGACCGCGGCGTCATCCACATCGTCGACCGCCGGACGAACGAGGAAATCGCGCCCGACCCCGAGGGCGACGGCAGCCTCTCGGTCGACTGGTAA
- a CDS encoding MOSC domain-containing protein: protein MAHIDRLTVYPVKGLDRLDVDRSRVLPGGTLEHDREFALLDDGERINAKQSDRFHALETTYDPETETLRVASPERREFPLDTEAGRAEAAAWLADALALDADLRLDRSTELGHVDRQAMGPSVVSTATLEAVAGWFDDLTVESARRRLRANIEVGGVPAFWEDRFVGEGAPAFRAGDVRIEGVTPCGRCVVPSRDPDTGEPTPEFRTQFITNRGETFPDWADRDAFEHFYTLMLIASVPEADRGKTLAVGDAVDVVE, encoded by the coding sequence GTGGCACATATCGACCGACTCACAGTCTATCCGGTGAAGGGACTGGACCGACTCGACGTCGACCGGTCGCGGGTGCTCCCGGGCGGCACGCTCGAACACGACCGGGAGTTCGCGCTGCTCGACGACGGCGAGCGCATCAACGCGAAACAGTCCGACCGCTTTCACGCGCTGGAGACGACCTACGACCCGGAGACCGAAACGCTACGCGTCGCCTCGCCCGAACGCCGTGAGTTCCCCCTCGACACCGAGGCCGGGCGGGCCGAGGCGGCGGCGTGGCTCGCCGACGCGCTCGCGCTCGACGCCGACCTGCGACTCGACCGGAGCACGGAGCTCGGCCACGTCGACCGTCAGGCGATGGGCCCGTCGGTCGTCAGCACCGCGACGCTCGAAGCCGTCGCCGGCTGGTTCGACGACCTGACCGTCGAGAGCGCGCGCCGCCGCCTTCGGGCAAACATCGAGGTGGGCGGCGTCCCCGCGTTCTGGGAGGACCGCTTCGTCGGCGAGGGGGCCCCGGCGTTCCGGGCCGGCGACGTCCGAATCGAGGGCGTTACGCCCTGTGGCCGCTGTGTCGTCCCCTCGCGGGACCCCGACACCGGCGAACCGACGCCCGAGTTCCGCACGCAGTTCATCACGAACCGCGGCGAGACGTTTCCCGACTGGGCCGACCGGGACGCCTTCGAGCACTTCTATACGCTGATGCTCATCGCCAGCGTCCCCGAGGCCGACCGCGGGAAGACGCTCGCCGTCGGCGACGCGGTCGACGTCGTCGAGTGA
- a CDS encoding amino acid permease — translation MVEHTRTLDFKIAFAIGLGTMIAAGIFSLSGTAVAAVGSSAVIAFVIAALVASVTAGAYSEFASIYSENGGGYLFCSQTFEDRDLLTYAIGMSLFLGYTGTTAFYLATMDEWFFRFIVPESLQFLPHGTTGVLAALLLGVLNARGTEESGGFQLVVTGAKVAVLLAFVAGAFSFRGPSSAVGTFAGGFVVAPVDIVTISALAFITFFGFSAIAASAGEIIDPQRTVPRAIAASIVTVTVLYTLVIVAMVNSPVPAEIIAQEGETAMGRVAEGFLGSIGESLIVAGAVFSMVSASNASILAASSIGSLMGQRGQAPRRFARIHREYGTPFWSVTTATATIVSLIVAFIAVFPSEGGLFGLDLGLTALTGFATLNLLLPLAVVNVALVFSRRRYPDIERGFSVPGVPLVPVVGVLANLGLVYNLPQSGVVTGVVLTAALVGAYLLWGGRPATTDMFREIVPRSTPAEASEGTPAEAEAAERFRVLVPVARPDRALRYVRLAAALARASEAEPVVNVLNVTHVPDQTPWETVQDTARARTERLQAELEHADVGVDYTVEGHTCRDIAFDIVRTAREDDADLLLLGYPERHRDVTETVEREAPCDLFFADRTVAADDLSTINIGAGGGPHHEALLPLVDELGKLGSELHLINVSSTEQGTDETPGTTLDALAGAERTAVTNVFAESVAEGLVETAADNGGVLVVGASRDRWLKQALFGSTPDEVVRLSAERDVPVLVYASETGVRGQLSERLFPLLRYLRKRLPRRGSPSGGTPSDPSDYR, via the coding sequence ATGGTCGAACACACGCGGACCCTCGATTTCAAAATCGCCTTCGCCATCGGGCTGGGGACGATGATCGCCGCGGGCATCTTCTCCCTGTCGGGGACGGCCGTCGCGGCCGTCGGGTCGAGCGCCGTCATCGCGTTCGTCATCGCCGCCCTCGTCGCCAGCGTGACCGCTGGGGCCTACTCCGAGTTCGCCTCCATCTACTCGGAGAACGGCGGGGGCTACCTCTTCTGCTCGCAGACCTTCGAGGACCGGGACCTGCTGACCTACGCCATCGGCATGTCGCTGTTCCTGGGGTACACCGGAACGACGGCGTTCTATCTGGCGACGATGGACGAGTGGTTCTTCCGGTTTATCGTTCCCGAGTCGCTGCAGTTCCTCCCCCACGGGACCACGGGCGTACTCGCTGCCCTCCTGTTGGGAGTCCTCAACGCCCGCGGCACCGAGGAGAGCGGTGGGTTCCAGCTCGTCGTCACCGGCGCGAAGGTGGCGGTCCTGCTGGCCTTCGTCGCCGGGGCCTTCAGCTTCCGCGGCCCGTCGTCGGCCGTCGGCACGTTCGCCGGCGGGTTCGTCGTCGCGCCAGTCGACATCGTCACCATCTCCGCGCTGGCGTTCATCACGTTCTTCGGTTTCTCGGCCATCGCGGCCAGCGCCGGCGAGATAATCGACCCACAGCGGACGGTGCCACGGGCCATCGCAGCGAGTATCGTCACCGTCACCGTCCTCTACACGCTGGTCATCGTCGCGATGGTGAACTCGCCGGTGCCGGCCGAGATAATCGCACAGGAGGGCGAGACGGCGATGGGGCGAGTGGCCGAGGGGTTCCTGGGGAGTATCGGCGAGTCACTCATCGTCGCCGGGGCCGTCTTCTCGATGGTCTCGGCCTCGAACGCCTCGATTCTCGCGGCCAGTTCCATCGGCTCGCTGATGGGGCAACGCGGTCAGGCACCCCGTCGGTTCGCCCGCATCCACCGCGAGTACGGGACGCCGTTCTGGAGCGTGACCACGGCGACAGCCACCATCGTCTCGCTCATCGTGGCGTTTATCGCCGTCTTCCCCTCGGAAGGGGGGCTCTTCGGACTCGACCTCGGGCTGACGGCACTGACCGGGTTCGCCACGCTCAATCTCCTGCTCCCGCTGGCCGTGGTCAACGTCGCCCTCGTCTTCTCCCGTCGGCGCTATCCCGACATCGAGCGAGGGTTCAGTGTCCCCGGCGTCCCGCTCGTCCCGGTCGTCGGCGTCCTCGCCAACCTCGGCCTCGTCTACAATCTGCCCCAGTCGGGCGTCGTCACCGGCGTCGTCCTGACGGCGGCGCTCGTCGGCGCGTATCTCCTGTGGGGCGGCCGGCCGGCGACGACCGACATGTTCCGGGAGATCGTCCCGCGGTCGACACCGGCCGAAGCGTCCGAAGGGACGCCCGCCGAGGCCGAGGCGGCGGAGCGGTTCCGTGTCCTCGTCCCGGTCGCGCGGCCCGACCGGGCGCTTCGGTACGTCCGGCTCGCGGCAGCGCTGGCCCGGGCCTCCGAGGCCGAACCCGTGGTCAACGTCCTCAACGTCACGCACGTTCCGGACCAGACGCCGTGGGAGACGGTCCAGGACACGGCCCGCGCCCGCACCGAGCGCCTCCAGGCGGAACTCGAACACGCCGACGTCGGCGTCGACTACACAGTCGAGGGCCACACCTGCCGCGATATCGCCTTCGACATCGTCCGGACGGCCCGCGAGGACGACGCAGACCTGCTCCTGCTCGGGTACCCCGAGCGCCACCGGGACGTGACCGAGACCGTCGAACGCGAAGCCCCGTGTGACCTCTTTTTCGCCGACAGAACCGTGGCCGCCGACGACCTCTCGACCATCAACATCGGCGCGGGCGGTGGGCCCCACCACGAAGCGTTGCTTCCGCTGGTCGACGAGCTCGGCAAACTCGGCAGTGAACTCCATCTCATCAACGTCTCCTCGACCGAGCAGGGGACCGACGAGACGCCGGGGACGACACTCGACGCGTTGGCCGGCGCCGAGCGGACGGCAGTCACTAACGTCTTCGCCGAGTCCGTCGCCGAGGGGCTCGTCGAGACGGCCGCGGACAACGGCGGTGTCCTCGTCGTCGGGGCCTCGCGGGACCGGTGGCTCAAGCAGGCGCTGTTCGGCAGCACGCCCGACGAGGTGGTGCGGCTGTCGGCCGAGCGTGACGTACCCGTCCTCGTCTACGCCAGCGAGACGGGCGTCCGAGGGCAGCTGAGCGAGCGGCTCTTCCCCCTCCTGCGATACCTCAGAAAGCGCCTTCCGCGCCGGGGGTCACCGTCCGGCGGGACTCCGAGCGATCCGAGTGACTACCGGTGA
- a CDS encoding peptidylprolyl isomerase, translating into MSDLTATLHTTEGDIEVELYDDRVPNTVENFVGLAEGADDYDAAEVGPGTGAWEDPESGEKRIDPLYSDIEVHRVIDDFMIQMGDPTGTGRGGPGYTFEDEFHDDLTHDEAGLLSMANRGPDTNGSQFFITLGAQHHLNGKHAVFGEVTDGMDVVEAIGDTDTDPNDAPTTPIHLESVEIHR; encoded by the coding sequence ATGAGCGACCTGACAGCGACGCTCCACACGACAGAGGGCGACATCGAAGTCGAACTGTACGACGACCGCGTCCCCAACACCGTCGAGAACTTCGTCGGGCTGGCCGAGGGCGCCGACGACTACGACGCCGCCGAGGTCGGTCCCGGCACCGGTGCCTGGGAGGACCCGGAGTCCGGCGAGAAGCGTATCGACCCGCTCTACTCGGATATCGAGGTCCACCGCGTCATCGACGACTTCATGATTCAGATGGGCGACCCGACCGGCACCGGTCGCGGCGGCCCCGGCTACACGTTCGAAGACGAGTTCCACGACGACCTGACCCACGACGAGGCCGGCCTCCTCAGCATGGCCAACCGCGGTCCCGATACGAACGGCTCGCAGTTTTTCATCACGCTGGGCGCCCAGCACCACCTCAACGGCAAACACGCCGTCTTCGGTGAGGTCACCGACGGGATGGACGTCGTCGAGGCCATCGGCGACACCGATACGGACCCAAACGACGCGCCGACGACGCCGATTCATCTCGAATCCGTCGAGATTCACCGGTAG
- a CDS encoding alpha/beta fold hydrolase, whose amino-acid sequence MVPTDDWTVPAEGEPWSHDTVETNGVLLHVVTAGPEDGQLVVLLHGFPEFWYSWRHQIPALADAGYRVVAPDMRGYNRSEKPSGVDAYHIDELVSDVAGLVRAFDRESAHIVGHDWGGLVAWQTATDRPGVVDRLAVLNAPHPSKYERTLRSNPTQLRKSWYVGFFQLPVVPEWALGANGFEALDRMLGEGTVRSDAFTRTDIERYKEAFGQPGARTAALNYYRSLARRNARLTLTGGGVGALPVRAPTLLVWGEQDAALDISLTEGLDEWVPDIRVERLPDASHWVQFDAPERVAALLLDHLD is encoded by the coding sequence ATGGTCCCGACCGACGACTGGACGGTCCCTGCCGAGGGCGAACCCTGGAGCCACGACACCGTCGAGACCAACGGCGTGTTGCTCCACGTCGTGACGGCCGGTCCCGAGGACGGCCAGCTCGTGGTCCTCTTGCACGGTTTCCCGGAGTTCTGGTACTCGTGGCGCCACCAGATTCCGGCGCTGGCCGATGCGGGCTACCGCGTCGTCGCCCCGGACATGCGCGGCTACAACCGTTCCGAGAAGCCCTCGGGAGTCGACGCCTACCACATCGACGAACTCGTCAGCGACGTGGCCGGGCTGGTCCGGGCGTTCGACCGCGAGTCGGCCCATATCGTCGGCCACGACTGGGGCGGACTGGTCGCCTGGCAGACTGCCACCGACCGCCCCGGCGTCGTCGATCGGCTGGCGGTACTCAACGCACCCCACCCGAGCAAGTACGAGCGGACGCTGCGCTCGAATCCGACTCAGCTCCGCAAATCGTGGTACGTCGGCTTCTTCCAGCTCCCGGTCGTGCCGGAGTGGGCCCTCGGCGCGAACGGTTTCGAGGCGCTGGACCGGATGCTCGGCGAGGGGACGGTCCGGAGCGACGCGTTCACCCGGACCGATATCGAGCGCTACAAGGAGGCGTTCGGACAACCGGGGGCGCGCACGGCGGCGCTCAACTACTATCGGTCGCTCGCTCGACGGAACGCGCGACTCACGCTGACGGGCGGCGGCGTGGGCGCGCTCCCGGTGCGGGCGCCGACGCTGCTCGTCTGGGGCGAACAGGACGCGGCGCTGGATATCTCGCTGACAGAGGGACTCGACGAGTGGGTCCCGGATATCCGCGTGGAACGGCTCCCCGACGCGAGCCACTGGGTGCAGTTCGACGCGCCCGAGCGGGTGGCGGCGCTACTGCTGGACCATCTCGACTAG
- a CDS encoding anthranilate phosphoribosyltransferase, with product MAQATREYGDWPLKRLMTEVVGSGHKSADDMTREQAREAFQRILDGEPDQTTLGAFWLANRWKRNTPEELGAYVDVMAEESVVTAEPDAEPVDCGANYDGKGRSAILGVAAGLVAAAAGTPVVVHSGDRVPTQKQDAYKHVLDELGVRTELDPQESADMVDDVGFGFYYQPAFNPGIDDLFDRRDNMGVRSFVNTVETLANPAGASVHLGSFYHLPFAKKMVRTLTNADSSTVERALFFQGMEGYDDVRPGETVVAEWPVEGEESDDEDIADFEIRTSEYGMDVTSDDLQVDDVAGESAAITEAVLTGDRTDGFADAVALNAALRIYAREDADSIDAGLEQAREAIEDGSAAEALDALRAF from the coding sequence ATGGCACAAGCGACCCGTGAGTACGGTGACTGGCCGCTGAAACGGCTGATGACCGAGGTCGTCGGCTCGGGCCACAAGTCCGCCGACGACATGACCCGCGAGCAGGCCCGCGAAGCCTTCCAGCGAATTCTGGACGGCGAACCGGACCAGACGACGCTGGGCGCGTTCTGGCTGGCCAACCGCTGGAAGCGCAACACCCCCGAGGAACTGGGCGCGTACGTCGACGTCATGGCCGAGGAGTCCGTCGTCACGGCCGAACCCGACGCTGAGCCGGTCGACTGCGGTGCGAACTACGACGGGAAGGGCCGCTCGGCCATCCTCGGTGTCGCCGCCGGGCTCGTGGCCGCCGCTGCGGGGACTCCCGTCGTCGTCCACTCGGGCGACCGCGTCCCCACCCAGAAGCAGGACGCCTACAAGCACGTGCTCGACGAACTCGGCGTCCGAACCGAACTCGACCCACAGGAGAGCGCCGACATGGTCGACGACGTGGGCTTTGGCTTCTACTATCAGCCCGCGTTCAACCCCGGCATCGACGACCTGTTCGACCGCCGCGACAACATGGGCGTCCGCTCGTTCGTCAACACGGTCGAGACGCTGGCCAACCCCGCCGGTGCGAGCGTCCACCTGGGTAGTTTCTACCATCTCCCGTTCGCGAAGAAGATGGTTCGAACCCTGACCAACGCCGACTCCAGCACGGTCGAACGGGCGCTGTTCTTCCAGGGGATGGAGGGGTACGACGACGTGCGTCCCGGCGAGACCGTCGTCGCCGAGTGGCCCGTCGAGGGCGAGGAGAGCGACGACGAGGACATCGCGGACTTCGAGATTCGCACGAGCGAATACGGCATGGACGTCACCAGCGACGACCTGCAGGTCGACGACGTGGCCGGCGAGTCCGCGGCCATCACCGAGGCCGTCCTGACCGGCGACCGAACCGACGGGTTCGCCGACGCCGTCGCGCTCAACGCCGCTCTGCGCATCTACGCCCGCGAGGACGCCGACAGCATCGACGCCGGGCTCGAACAGGCCCGCGAGGCCATCGAGGACGGCAGCGCGGCCGAGGCGCTCGACGCACTCCGGGCGTTCTGA
- a CDS encoding Lrp/AsnC family transcriptional regulator codes for MSLGASDWQERIDDVDAALIDEFQSDFPVCERPFDAVGEQLEIPAGEALKRVERLREDGIFRRFGAVLNPPVIGSSTLAAVSAPADRFDEVAAVINDYRQVNHNYARDHEWNMWFVVTAGSREKRDDILADIEARTGCSVLVLPMLTDYYIDLEFPVVNSDRFARESIEGTDASATRISEEAAADFSELDRRLLLEIQTGFPLSATPYGDIAAAVGADVGEVLAAIERLRAEGCIKRIGCVVNHITTGFDNNCMVVWNVPDDELDELGERVGELPYVTLCYHRPRRPEQDWPYNLFTMIHGRDADAVDEKIDELSGAYLPVDHDRLYSTKTLKQTGARYDDIVGE; via the coding sequence ATGAGTCTCGGGGCGAGTGACTGGCAGGAGCGTATCGACGACGTGGACGCCGCACTCATCGACGAGTTCCAGAGCGACTTCCCGGTGTGTGAACGGCCCTTCGACGCGGTCGGCGAACAGCTGGAGATTCCGGCCGGAGAGGCCCTGAAACGAGTCGAACGGCTCCGCGAGGACGGTATCTTCCGACGCTTTGGCGCCGTGTTGAACCCGCCGGTCATCGGCTCCTCGACGCTCGCGGCCGTCTCGGCCCCGGCGGACCGCTTCGACGAGGTCGCCGCCGTCATCAACGACTACCGGCAGGTGAACCACAACTACGCCCGCGACCACGAGTGGAACATGTGGTTCGTCGTCACCGCCGGCTCCCGCGAGAAACGCGACGACATCCTCGCTGACATCGAGGCCCGAACCGGCTGTTCGGTGCTCGTCCTCCCGATGCTGACGGACTACTACATCGACCTCGAGTTTCCGGTCGTCAACAGCGACAGGTTCGCCCGTGAGAGCATCGAAGGGACGGACGCGAGCGCCACGCGAATCAGCGAGGAGGCCGCGGCGGACTTCTCGGAGCTGGACCGCCGACTCCTGCTCGAGATACAGACCGGCTTCCCGCTGTCGGCGACGCCCTACGGAGACATCGCCGCCGCCGTCGGTGCCGACGTGGGCGAGGTGCTCGCAGCCATCGAACGGCTGCGTGCCGAGGGCTGCATCAAACGCATCGGCTGCGTGGTGAACCACATCACCACCGGGTTCGACAACAATTGCATGGTCGTCTGGAACGTCCCGGACGACGAACTGGACGAGCTGGGCGAGCGCGTGGGCGAACTGCCCTACGTCACGCTGTGCTATCACCGCCCGCGCCGACCCGAGCAGGACTGGCCCTACAACCTCTTTACGATGATTCACGGCCGCGACGCCGACGCCGTCGACGAGAAGATAGACGAACTCTCGGGGGCGTATCTGCCCGTCGACCACGACCGGCTGTACTCGACGAAGACGCTGAAACAGACGGGAGCTCGGTACGACGACATCGTCGGGGAGTAG
- a CDS encoding HalX domain-containing protein, with the protein MTERGGTQILVVDDDVDVAETYASHLGGQYAVETVYSGEAALEALSPAVDIVLLDRRMPKLSGGEVLAAVRERGLETRVAMVTGEKADFDIIDMPFDDYVQKPVTPAALLGTVRHLERCLNYEEQMQEYYALTAKRAALVESKTPGELEASEQFSDLEADIEAAEAALSELVSGFEPTDFDRAFRDIDRPEPPAAD; encoded by the coding sequence ATGACAGAACGTGGGGGGACTCAGATACTCGTCGTCGACGACGACGTCGACGTGGCGGAGACGTACGCGTCGCATCTGGGCGGACAGTACGCTGTCGAGACGGTGTACAGCGGCGAGGCCGCACTCGAAGCGCTCTCGCCGGCCGTCGACATCGTGTTGCTCGACCGCCGGATGCCGAAGCTCTCCGGGGGCGAAGTGCTCGCGGCGGTCCGCGAACGCGGGCTGGAGACGCGCGTGGCGATGGTGACGGGCGAGAAAGCGGACTTCGACATCATCGATATGCCGTTCGACGACTATGTCCAAAAGCCCGTGACGCCGGCGGCGCTACTGGGAACGGTCAGACACCTCGAACGGTGTCTGAACTACGAGGAACAGATGCAGGAGTACTACGCGCTGACGGCGAAACGGGCGGCGCTCGTCGAGAGCAAGACGCCCGGAGAGCTCGAAGCCAGCGAGCAGTTCAGTGACCTCGAAGCGGACATCGAAGCAGCCGAAGCGGCCCTGTCGGAGCTCGTCTCCGGCTTCGAGCCGACGGACTTCGACCGGGCGTTCCGGGATATCGACCGTCCCGAACCGCCGGCCGCGGACTGA
- the mptA gene encoding GTP cyclohydrolase MptA, translating to MSQQLPDVQASSPDVTVGLNRVGVTGVEKLVKLGRRDRDPIVLMAEFEVFVDLPSWRKGADMSRNMEVIDETLETAVSEQAYRVEDVCGDAAELLLEKHDYTTKAEVRMEADYVTHELTPESEMATQSTATIIASATATEDGTSEEIGAQVTGMTVCPCSQGMSAARARETLRSMAVEDEVIDDFLEQMPQAGHSQRGHATLTVESDGAPEVDLNELIEVARDSMSARIYNLAKRPDEDHMTFEAHKDAKFVEDCVRALAEGVVDRFPDLPDEAIVYMEQSNDESIHQHNAHAERVAKLGDLRGEVATESTGDD from the coding sequence ATGAGTCAGCAACTCCCGGACGTGCAGGCGTCGAGTCCGGACGTGACGGTCGGTCTCAACCGCGTCGGTGTCACCGGTGTCGAGAAGCTCGTCAAACTGGGCCGGCGCGACCGGGACCCGATAGTGCTCATGGCCGAGTTCGAGGTGTTCGTCGACCTCCCCTCCTGGCGGAAGGGCGCGGACATGTCCCGGAACATGGAAGTCATCGACGAGACGCTGGAGACCGCGGTCTCCGAACAGGCCTACCGGGTCGAGGACGTCTGTGGCGACGCCGCAGAGCTCCTGCTCGAGAAACACGACTACACGACGAAAGCGGAGGTCCGGATGGAGGCCGACTACGTCACCCACGAGCTGACCCCCGAAAGCGAGATGGCCACCCAGTCGACGGCGACTATCATCGCCTCGGCGACGGCCACCGAGGACGGCACCAGCGAGGAGATCGGCGCACAGGTCACCGGGATGACGGTCTGTCCCTGCTCGCAGGGGATGTCCGCGGCCCGTGCCCGCGAGACCCTCCGCAGCATGGCCGTCGAGGACGAGGTCATCGACGACTTCCTCGAACAGATGCCCCAGGCCGGTCACTCCCAGCGGGGCCACGCCACGCTCACGGTGGAAAGCGACGGCGCGCCGGAGGTCGACCTCAACGAGCTCATCGAGGTAGCCCGGGACTCGATGAGCGCTCGCATCTACAACCTCGCGAAGCGGCCAGACGAGGACCACATGACCTTCGAGGCCCACAAGGACGCGAAGTTCGTCGAGGACTGCGTGCGGGCCCTCGCCGAGGGCGTCGTCGACCGGTTCCCGGACCTGCCCGACGAGGCCATCGTCTACATGGAGCAGTCCAACGACGAGTCCATCCACCAGCACAACGCCCACGCCGAGCGCGTGGCGAAGCTGGGCGACCTGCGGGGCGAAGTGGCCACAGAATCGACTGGCGACGACTAA
- a CDS encoding TrmB family transcriptional regulator, with protein sequence MASLRDLGLSEYEARAFRSLLETGPTTAKELSRASDVPMGRIYDVLNSLETYSLVRSQTASRPKKYVAVEPDTALDRLLDDKKADLQAKAEQYEDIVSELGEQLEAGDHVEEPFWTAAVGPEETLDLLLERLAAADDRIVVVGSPPAQQVDLVEATERTVDELVEALERGVDVSLLVERDLFEQLPEAANRAYYERLSAYENYSARYSENVSTTFELIDDVEVCIEVPHPLGREETFGVIDLTDPDFTADVSEAFADHWAEATPVGPP encoded by the coding sequence ATGGCGAGTCTGCGAGACCTGGGGCTCTCGGAGTACGAGGCCCGCGCGTTCCGGTCGCTGCTCGAGACGGGACCGACGACGGCGAAGGAACTGTCACGAGCCAGTGATGTCCCGATGGGGCGCATCTACGACGTGCTCAACAGTTTAGAGACCTACAGTCTGGTGCGGAGTCAGACGGCGAGCCGACCGAAGAAGTACGTCGCCGTCGAGCCCGACACCGCGCTGGACCGACTGCTGGACGACAAGAAGGCCGACCTCCAGGCGAAGGCCGAACAGTACGAGGACATCGTCTCGGAGCTGGGCGAGCAACTGGAGGCCGGCGACCACGTCGAGGAGCCGTTCTGGACGGCGGCGGTCGGACCGGAAGAGACGCTCGACCTCCTGCTGGAGCGACTGGCCGCTGCCGACGACCGCATCGTCGTGGTCGGCTCCCCGCCGGCCCAGCAGGTGGACCTCGTCGAGGCGACCGAGCGGACCGTCGACGAACTGGTCGAAGCCCTGGAACGCGGCGTGGACGTGTCGCTGCTCGTCGAACGGGACCTCTTCGAGCAGCTGCCCGAGGCCGCCAACCGCGCGTACTACGAGCGCCTCTCGGCCTACGAGAACTACAGCGCCCGCTACAGCGAGAACGTCTCGACCACGTTCGAGCTCATCGACGACGTGGAGGTGTGCATCGAGGTGCCACACCCGCTGGGTCGCGAGGAGACGTTCGGCGTCATCGACCTCACGGACCCCGACTTCACCGCCGACGTCAGCGAGGCGTTCGCCGACCACTGGGCCGAGGCCACGCCGGTCGGGCCGCCGTAG